The Caulobacter sp. FWC26 genome window below encodes:
- a CDS encoding DUF2493 domain-containing protein — MTFQPPPLSAPLTGRLTPLEAQALDLDDPRPHPPEDALVQLGQALMTELLDVVGDTALQDFQGVLCEALIGAFHSASQRIDRDADRGRDEINRLLRDFDASEVADSDLQAAMARTRAADVAVLAADLVRDAAAEAYRVATGEVWTPWRGSVRPSRVTAAQVEAREAIRAMKARRHQAVDPGSAVVAFRAAPGADSALDGGRIFDALNWARATWPDMALATSGARGGEKLAVSWAKQKGVRLVLAKADFDRDGRAAPFRANEALLALEPVCVLTLAASLQPHPEGEGRPFGPALNLAQKAAERGIRCVPIRAGR, encoded by the coding sequence ATGACCTTCCAGCCCCCTCCCCTCTCCGCCCCCCTGACCGGCCGTCTGACCCCGCTCGAGGCCCAGGCCCTCGACCTGGACGATCCTCGCCCGCATCCGCCCGAGGACGCCCTCGTCCAACTGGGCCAGGCGCTGATGACCGAACTGCTCGACGTCGTCGGCGACACCGCCCTGCAGGACTTCCAGGGCGTACTCTGCGAGGCGCTGATCGGCGCCTTCCATTCGGCCTCCCAGCGCATCGATCGCGACGCTGATCGCGGCCGCGACGAGATCAATCGGCTGCTGCGCGACTTCGACGCCTCGGAGGTGGCCGACAGCGACCTGCAGGCGGCCATGGCGCGGACCCGGGCGGCCGACGTGGCCGTGCTGGCCGCCGACTTGGTGCGCGACGCCGCCGCCGAGGCCTATCGTGTGGCCACCGGCGAGGTCTGGACGCCCTGGCGCGGCAGCGTGCGGCCCTCGCGCGTCACCGCCGCCCAGGTCGAGGCCCGCGAGGCGATCCGGGCCATGAAGGCCCGCCGTCACCAGGCCGTCGATCCGGGCAGCGCCGTGGTGGCCTTCCGCGCCGCGCCGGGGGCCGACAGCGCCCTGGACGGCGGCCGGATCTTCGACGCCCTGAACTGGGCGCGGGCCACCTGGCCGGACATGGCCCTGGCCACCAGCGGCGCGCGCGGCGGCGAGAAGCTCGCCGTCTCCTGGGCCAAGCAGAAAGGCGTGCGCCTGGTCCTGGCCAAGGCCGATTTTGACCGCGACGGCCGGGCCGCGCCGTTCCGGGCCAACGAGGCGCTCCTGGCCCTGGAGCCCGTCTGCGTCCTGACCCTGGCGGCCAGCCTGCAACCACACCCCGAGGGCGAAGGCCGCCCCTTCGGGCCGGCGCTCAATCTCGCCCAGAAGGCCGCCGAGCGCGGCATCCGCTGCGTGCCGATCCGCGCGGGGCGGTGA
- a CDS encoding GcrA family cell cycle regulator, whose translation MSSSVSTSLPEGSGWSEVRVARLKALWAEGLSASRIAAVLGAVSRNAVIGKIHRLGLAGRVPPAPPGGRATIPPRVRRPGKRPSPPRPPAGPRPPGGAPARSAARPRATAVLVEAVGLAADLCALPRGGCHWPLGDPKHPDFSFCGQAAPRPPYCAAHRARAYRCAPAPARGGRVRRAA comes from the coding sequence ATGTCATCGTCTGTCTCGACATCGTTGCCTGAGGGTTCGGGCTGGTCTGAGGTCCGGGTCGCAAGGCTCAAGGCCCTGTGGGCCGAGGGGCTGAGCGCCAGCCGCATCGCCGCTGTCCTTGGCGCGGTCAGCCGCAACGCCGTCATCGGCAAGATCCATCGCCTGGGCCTGGCCGGGCGCGTCCCGCCCGCGCCGCCCGGAGGCCGGGCCACCATACCGCCCCGGGTCCGGCGGCCGGGCAAGCGCCCCTCCCCGCCCCGGCCGCCAGCGGGTCCCAGGCCGCCCGGCGGCGCGCCGGCGCGCTCGGCGGCCAGGCCGCGCGCGACCGCCGTCCTGGTCGAGGCCGTCGGGCTGGCGGCCGACCTCTGCGCCCTGCCCCGCGGCGGCTGTCATTGGCCGCTGGGCGATCCCAAGCATCCCGACTTCAGCTTCTGCGGCCAGGCCGCGCCCAGGCCGCCGTACTGCGCGGCCCATCGGGCGCGGGCCTATCGCTGCGCCCCCGCGCCGGCAAGGGGCGGCCGGGTTCGGCGCGCGGCCTGA